One part of the Lachnospiraceae bacterium JLR.KK002 genome encodes these proteins:
- a CDS encoding chlorophyllase has translation MKKIKTCFLRIRETYRSMKQRFNSYRLKNWHETGVLLYWAAVFLFSLCVGLMSGTFMHPVWLGTVLAAALTFPVTMIVLWLLEKILKLFLRNGIRELLSWLLLGMVCILVMTGDAFYAGMEETVLFAGIFSLILALLFKSLWALLHHKVRTRTIVITLALTGTCTVTVLAFLAGRGFGDTYIEIYGNLSSQNPGKSMLTEQEKEAFEKFSGQGPYTVETLSYGAGDSGSLPERRVNISRFAENDGLNGFMKEHYQGYSLDEVPLTGVIWYPKEQSGCPTLFMVHGNHNWITDSYMGYEYLGTYLASHGYVVASVDENACNGLSGENDGRAVLLLEHMDYILSCSRRKDSPLYQKINEDSLALAGHSRGGEAIAAAYLFNELNYYPDNGNRTFDYHFSIQSLIAIAPTCGQYLPSERDVELEDANYMVLHGANDQDVSTFMGMEQYENVTFSGDRDCIKTSLYVAGANHGQFNSRWGIYDLPEPMNRALNIRNFISEQEQQQIASIFIHAFLEETLERTSKTDSEQTFCRTLLTDYRRYEDFLPETLYIQSYQTSDLHVLCNFEEDARLETGTSPEVKIEADHVNSWREELLHFSDGNPRGNYAAVLKWEPGEEEEADSSQKEPAEFSISIPETDMTGKYLQFDVMDLQEDFAEEERELPELIIIAADSQGNEEVLEAQDYAALYPSFPVRLNKLQYLWKAAEYKHQFQTVSIPMADFTGVDGTEICRITLQFPSEKGKAAIDNVGIR, from the coding sequence ATGAAGAAGATAAAAACATGTTTCCTGCGCATACGGGAAACATACCGCAGCATGAAACAGCGTTTTAACAGTTACAGGCTGAAAAACTGGCATGAAACCGGCGTCCTTCTGTACTGGGCAGCCGTTTTTCTGTTCAGTCTGTGCGTGGGCCTGATGTCCGGTACCTTTATGCATCCGGTCTGGCTGGGCACAGTTCTGGCAGCAGCTCTGACTTTTCCTGTTACCATGATTGTCCTGTGGCTCCTTGAGAAAATCCTGAAGCTGTTTCTCAGAAACGGAATCCGGGAGCTGCTGTCCTGGCTGCTGCTTGGCATGGTCTGCATTCTGGTCATGACCGGGGACGCTTTTTATGCGGGAATGGAAGAAACGGTATTATTTGCAGGAATTTTCAGCCTGATTCTGGCGCTGTTGTTCAAAAGCCTGTGGGCCCTGCTGCATCACAAAGTACGGACCAGAACCATTGTGATAACGCTGGCCCTGACCGGAACATGTACAGTTACAGTTCTGGCTTTTCTGGCAGGCCGGGGTTTTGGAGATACCTATATTGAAATTTATGGAAATCTGAGCAGCCAGAATCCGGGAAAATCAATGCTTACGGAACAGGAAAAAGAGGCGTTTGAGAAATTTTCCGGGCAGGGGCCTTATACTGTGGAAACCCTTTCCTATGGCGCCGGAGACTCCGGGAGTCTTCCGGAACGAAGGGTAAACATCAGCAGATTTGCTGAAAATGACGGGCTGAATGGTTTCATGAAAGAACACTATCAGGGATACTCCCTGGACGAGGTGCCACTGACCGGCGTTATCTGGTATCCAAAAGAACAGTCCGGATGTCCAACGCTTTTTATGGTTCACGGCAATCACAACTGGATTACGGATTCTTATATGGGGTATGAATATCTGGGTACTTATCTGGCCTCCCATGGTTATGTGGTGGCGTCGGTGGATGAAAATGCCTGCAACGGACTGTCCGGTGAAAATGACGGCCGGGCTGTGCTGCTTCTGGAACATATGGATTATATCTTATCCTGCAGCCGCCGGAAAGACAGTCCCCTGTATCAGAAAATAAATGAAGACAGTCTGGCCCTGGCAGGGCATTCCAGGGGCGGGGAAGCAATTGCCGCGGCGTATCTGTTTAACGAACTGAATTATTATCCGGATAATGGAAACCGTACATTCGATTATCATTTTTCTATTCAGTCGCTGATAGCCATTGCGCCCACCTGCGGACAGTATCTGCCCTCCGAGCGGGATGTGGAGTTGGAAGATGCAAATTATATGGTGCTTCATGGGGCAAACGACCAGGATGTGTCCACTTTTATGGGAATGGAGCAGTATGAGAATGTGACTTTCAGCGGTGACAGAGACTGTATAAAAACCTCCCTTTATGTGGCGGGAGCCAACCATGGACAGTTCAATTCCCGGTGGGGAATATATGATTTGCCGGAACCCATGAACCGTGCCCTGAATATCAGAAATTTTATTTCAGAACAGGAACAGCAGCAGATTGCCAGCATTTTTATCCATGCATTCCTGGAGGAAACGCTGGAAAGAACCAGCAAAACAGATTCAGAACAGACTTTCTGCAGAACACTGCTGACAGATTACAGAAGATATGAGGACTTTCTGCCGGAAACACTGTATATCCAGTCTTATCAGACCTCAGATTTGCATGTGCTCTGTAATTTTGAGGAAGATGCACGTCTGGAAACAGGAACCTCTCCGGAAGTTAAAATAGAAGCAGATCATGTAAACAGCTGGCGGGAAGAGCTTCTGCATTTTTCCGACGGTAATCCCAGAGGGAATTATGCGGCAGTTTTAAAATGGGAGCCAGGAGAAGAGGAAGAGGCTGACAGCAGCCAGAAAGAACCGGCGGAATTTTCCATTTCCATACCGGAGACGGATATGACCGGAAAATATCTGCAGTTTGACGTGATGGATTTACAGGAAGATTTTGCGGAAGAAGAAAGGGAACTTCCGGAGCTTATCATAATTGCGGCGGACAGTCAGGGAAATGAGGAGGTTCTGGAAGCCCAGGATTATGCCGCTTTGTATCCGTCTTTTCCGGTGCGCCTGAACAAGCTGCAGTATTTGTGGAAAGCGGCGGAATATAAGCATCAGTTTCAGACGGTGTCCATCCCCATGGCGGATTTTACAGGTGTGGACGGAACAGAAATCTGCCGGATTACCCTTCAGTTTCCGTCAGAAAAGGGGAAAGCGGCCATTGACAATGTGGGAATCAGATAA
- a CDS encoding bifunctional adenosylcobinamide kinase/adenosylcobinamide-phosphate guanylyltransferase, translating to MILITGGAFQGKLEAAEHIYKTQNPEKQPLLAEGEQAEPEELQKADIIHNFHLWLGRLLKEGKDPCSMVEALLEANPDVILVMNQLGCGIVPLEKSDREYRELAGRMGCALARQAEEVYLVNCGIARRLK from the coding sequence ATGATACTAATCACAGGCGGCGCCTTCCAGGGAAAACTGGAGGCGGCAGAACATATATATAAGACACAGAATCCGGAAAAACAGCCGCTGCTGGCAGAGGGAGAACAGGCAGAGCCGGAAGAACTGCAGAAGGCAGATATTATTCACAATTTTCATTTGTGGCTGGGAAGGCTTCTGAAAGAGGGCAAAGACCCCTGTTCCATGGTGGAAGCATTGCTGGAGGCGAATCCGGATGTGATACTTGTTATGAACCAGCTGGGCTGCGGTATTGTGCCCCTGGAGAAATCTGACCGGGAATACCGGGAGCTGGCAGGCCGGATGGGCTGTGCGCTGGCCAGACAGGCGGAAGAAGTGTATCTGGTGAACTGCGGGATAGCCAGGAGACTGAAATAA
- a CDS encoding HAMP domain-containing sensor histidine kinase, producing the protein MNLWMIIVILAAGAGIFSLRLFCYGKQVRHLRKQLEFLKAEDSNQLLTSVCAVGQTEEMISAMNQVLEKIREEQRRLYRANRSYRESITGISHDIRTPLTSVKGYVQLLGHPGIPKEKKEQYLKTVERRMEDLAELLNQFFEYARLEAGELELKREKLNVTNLFAETVSMFYEDFLEKGCEPAVEVPREPCFVYGDAHAWQRMTENLIKNALVHGTGGYVFSLVRKQERTVLRIANETENIQERDLEQIFERFYTTDQSGNRRGTGLGLAIAREFAEKMGGEIQASLKHGIFEVEVRF; encoded by the coding sequence ATGAACCTGTGGATGATAATTGTAATACTGGCAGCCGGGGCGGGCATTTTCTCCCTTCGTCTTTTCTGTTACGGAAAGCAGGTCAGGCATTTGAGAAAACAGCTGGAATTTTTGAAAGCAGAGGACAGCAATCAGTTGCTGACCTCTGTTTGTGCAGTAGGGCAGACGGAAGAAATGATTTCTGCCATGAATCAGGTGCTGGAAAAAATCAGAGAGGAACAGCGGAGGCTGTACCGGGCAAACAGAAGCTACCGGGAGAGTATTACGGGCATTTCTCACGATATCCGCACACCGCTCACATCAGTGAAAGGTTATGTGCAGCTTCTGGGGCATCCGGGAATCCCGAAAGAGAAAAAAGAACAGTATCTGAAAACCGTGGAGCGGCGGATGGAGGACCTGGCAGAACTGTTAAACCAGTTTTTTGAATATGCCAGGCTGGAAGCCGGGGAACTGGAACTGAAACGGGAAAAACTGAATGTGACGAATCTGTTTGCAGAAACTGTTTCCATGTTTTATGAGGATTTTCTGGAAAAAGGCTGTGAGCCTGCGGTGGAAGTTCCCAGGGAACCATGTTTTGTGTACGGAGACGCTCATGCATGGCAGCGGATGACAGAGAATCTGATAAAAAACGCACTGGTACATGGAACCGGAGGATATGTTTTTTCTCTGGTGCGGAAACAGGAAAGAACAGTTCTGCGGATAGCCAACGAGACAGAAAACATTCAGGAGCGGGATTTGGAACAGATTTTTGAGCGTTTTTATACCACAGACCAGTCCGGAAACCGCAGAGGTACCGGACTGGGACTTGCCATTGCCAGAGAATTTGCCGAAAAGATGGGCGGGGAAATCCAGGCCAGTCTGAAACATGGTATCTTTGAGGTGGAAGTGCGGTTTTGA
- a CDS encoding response regulator transcription factor: MKEYILIAEDDNDINQMLKELLEQHGYEVVQSYAGTEALLYMQQRQPQAVILDLMLPGKSGEDVLREMREKYPETGVIVASARDEVQARVSLLRQGADDYVVKPFDTEELLARLEAVLRRRETLPKEDRTSDKEEAERILEYKDVRILQDNFQVQAGGQELALTKREYLILELLMSNPGKVFTKSNIYESVWNEEFLGEDNAVNVHISNIRQKLAKAHPGETYIRTVWGIGFKMD, translated from the coding sequence TTGAAGGAATACATATTAATTGCAGAGGATGATAACGACATTAATCAGATGTTAAAGGAACTTCTGGAGCAGCATGGCTATGAAGTTGTCCAGTCTTATGCCGGAACGGAAGCATTGCTTTATATGCAGCAGCGGCAGCCCCAGGCAGTGATTCTGGATTTGATGCTGCCGGGAAAGTCCGGTGAAGATGTGCTCAGAGAAATGCGGGAAAAATATCCGGAAACCGGTGTGATTGTGGCTTCCGCCAGAGATGAGGTGCAGGCCAGGGTGTCGCTGCTTCGCCAGGGAGCCGATGATTATGTGGTAAAACCTTTTGATACGGAGGAACTGCTGGCCAGGCTGGAGGCAGTGCTCCGGCGCAGAGAAACTCTGCCGAAGGAAGACCGGACTTCTGATAAGGAGGAAGCAGAACGGATACTGGAATACAAAGATGTCCGTATTCTGCAGGATAATTTTCAGGTGCAGGCGGGCGGGCAGGAGCTTGCTCTTACAAAACGGGAATATCTGATTCTGGAGCTGCTTATGAGCAATCCCGGAAAAGTATTTACCAAAAGCAATATTTATGAATCGGTGTGGAATGAGGAGTTTCTGGGCGAGGACAATGCGGTAAACGTTCATATCAGCAATATCCGTCAGAAGCTGGCGAAAGCGCATCCGGGCGAGACCTATATCCGGACGGTATGGGGCATCGGATTTAAAATGGACTGA
- a CDS encoding ABC transporter permease, with amino-acid sequence MINILSGEWYKIRKEKTFYVCLMSVAILVGLLYFTLFMVDEIRNQQPAEGGTGIYVYSEEELSEGPYIYQVGIMGVLQQMLNGHFTVFIMAVFASIFVIKEYTDGAVKNIVGKGYSRASVFLSKLLITELAAMVILGVTFVCCILAGGLLMGKEGLQAMNWRETAAYMGMQIIISMSVTGIAVLVGELTRSLAAGISISTGIIIFSTSLLAGADTLLSVFSIQPSRYWPLSLQMECPVSGLEQEFVMRGIGASLAWLFLAVFLGIFHFQKADVT; translated from the coding sequence ATGATTAACATACTGAGTGGTGAATGGTATAAAATTCGAAAGGAAAAGACGTTTTATGTGTGTCTGATGTCCGTTGCCATTCTTGTGGGATTATTGTATTTCACACTGTTTATGGTAGATGAAATCAGAAACCAGCAGCCGGCTGAAGGGGGAACAGGAATTTATGTTTACAGTGAAGAAGAACTCAGTGAGGGGCCATATATATATCAGGTGGGAATTATGGGAGTTTTGCAGCAGATGCTGAACGGTCATTTTACCGTTTTTATTATGGCTGTGTTTGCCAGTATTTTTGTGATAAAAGAATATACGGATGGCGCAGTAAAAAATATTGTGGGAAAAGGCTATTCCAGAGCTTCTGTTTTTCTCAGCAAGCTGCTGATTACGGAGCTGGCCGCAATGGTGATTCTGGGAGTGACTTTTGTGTGCTGTATCCTGGCAGGCGGATTGCTTATGGGAAAAGAAGGGCTTCAGGCCATGAACTGGAGAGAAACAGCGGCCTATATGGGAATGCAGATCATAATCAGCATGTCCGTTACGGGAATTGCGGTGCTGGTGGGAGAACTGACCAGAAGTCTGGCAGCAGGAATTTCCATCAGTACGGGAATTATAATCTTCTCCACATCTCTGCTGGCCGGTGCGGATACACTGCTCTCTGTATTCAGTATACAGCCTTCCCGGTACTGGCCGCTGAGCCTGCAGATGGAATGCCCGGTCAGCGGGCTGGAACAGGAATTCGTGATGCGGGGAATCGGCGCGTCTCTGGCCTGGCTTTTTCTGGCGGTTTTTCTGGGAATTTTCCATTTTCAAAAGGCGGATGTAACATGA
- a CDS encoding GIY-YIG nuclease family protein: protein MRNTGVYFLFGRNDETDEEQVYIGEAENIFNRLKQHLSEKDFWTECIVFISKDNNLNKAHIKYLENHLYILAKESKRYEVVNSNVPAEASVSEMDRAEMDEFIDNMRLILGVLGHKILEPSIKRKSDEKEILYILQDRSGTRASGKPISEGFAVLKGSKVADNVATSLSKSVINKRQLLFDKGIIDENFTFTQDWAFTSPSLAAAIVVGYSINGRNAWKNKKGISLKEMEEG from the coding sequence TTGAGAAATACGGGTGTGTATTTTTTATTTGGGCGCAATGATGAAACAGATGAAGAACAGGTTTATATAGGAGAGGCTGAAAATATTTTTAACAGGCTTAAACAACATCTTTCTGAAAAAGATTTCTGGACAGAGTGCATAGTGTTTATTAGCAAAGATAATAATTTGAACAAAGCACATATAAAATATTTGGAAAATCATCTTTATATTTTGGCGAAAGAATCTAAAAGATACGAGGTGGTAAACAGTAATGTGCCTGCAGAAGCATCAGTATCTGAAATGGATCGTGCAGAAATGGATGAATTCATTGATAATATGCGGTTGATTTTAGGGGTACTGGGACATAAAATTTTAGAACCGTCTATAAAGAGAAAAAGTGATGAGAAAGAAATTCTTTACATTTTACAGGACCGTTCTGGAACCAGGGCGAGTGGCAAACCAATTTCAGAAGGTTTTGCAGTGTTGAAAGGTTCTAAAGTTGCTGATAATGTGGCAACATCTTTATCAAAGTCTGTTATAAATAAACGACAGTTATTATTTGATAAAGGTATTATTGATGAAAATTTTACTTTTACTCAGGATTGGGCATTTACGAGCCCTTCACTTGCAGCAGCAATAGTTGTAGGATATAGTATTAATGGCAGGAATGCATGGAAGAATAAAAAGGGAATATCACTAAAAGAAATGGAAGAGGGATAA
- a CDS encoding adenosylcobinamide-GDP ribazoletransferase: MKYLKGFIIAFAMYSKVPMPRVEWEQENMKYVMCFFPWVGAVSGLCFYLWGSYGPAIPVGQILYGVILTVIPVLVTGGIHVDGFLDTMDALSSWQPRERRLEILKDSHAGAFAVIAGCLYFLTWFGFATELGKQGIPLVSLGFFLSRCLSGYGVTAFPCAKSSGLVSMFAEKAEKKKAQAALLAQTGAVLLLMLWINLYFGLAVLAVSGLVFFWYYRMSLKKFGGITGDLAGWFLQICELAILITVVAMEKIITVL, from the coding sequence ATGAAATATCTGAAAGGCTTTATCATTGCCTTTGCCATGTATTCCAAGGTTCCCATGCCCAGGGTGGAATGGGAGCAGGAAAATATGAAATATGTAATGTGTTTTTTCCCCTGGGTGGGTGCGGTCAGCGGCCTGTGCTTTTACCTGTGGGGAAGTTATGGGCCGGCTATCCCGGTGGGACAGATCCTGTACGGGGTGATTCTGACGGTGATTCCGGTTCTTGTTACCGGGGGAATCCATGTGGACGGATTTCTGGATACCATGGACGCGCTGAGCTCCTGGCAGCCCAGAGAGCGGCGCCTTGAGATTTTAAAAGACTCTCACGCAGGAGCATTTGCAGTAATTGCCGGGTGTCTGTATTTTCTCACCTGGTTTGGGTTTGCAACGGAGCTGGGAAAACAGGGAATCCCCCTGGTGTCTCTGGGATTTTTTCTCAGCCGGTGTCTCAGCGGTTATGGAGTCACCGCCTTTCCCTGTGCTAAAAGCAGCGGGCTGGTTTCCATGTTTGCGGAGAAAGCGGAGAAAAAAAAGGCGCAGGCTGCACTGCTGGCGCAGACAGGGGCAGTTTTGCTCCTTATGTTGTGGATAAATCTGTATTTCGGACTTGCAGTACTTGCAGTATCCGGACTGGTATTCTTCTGGTATTACCGCATGTCCCTGAAGAAATTCGGAGGAATCACCGGGGACCTGGCCGGATGGTTTCTGCAGATTTGCGAGCTGGCCATATTGATTACGGTAGTTGCAATGGAAAAGATAATTACAGTTTTATAG
- a CDS encoding DUF2326 domain-containing protein — protein sequence MFIKKLIISSSSEIIREIDFCSGLNLIIDDTPVGDTKSTGNNVGKTTVLKLVDFCLGAKGSIIYTDTENKKETYDVVKNFLVDKKIEIKLILTENLNDSKAKQLVIERNFLQRKKAVRKINGKTVPDKDFEDELEKNIMPDKDVEKPTFRQIISHNIRYKDNSINNTLKTLDKFTSDVEYETLYLYLLGCTFNEGAKKQALVTKINQENTFRERLEKKQTKTTYEIALDLVDDEIDILNKKKASFNLNETLEEDLEQLNIVKYNINRTSALISKLEIRKNLIEESQRDLEQSISNIDLQQLRLLYEEVTKNISGVQKTFEDLVAFHNNMVIEKIKYISKDLPELIRKLKDSQEELSLLLKKEKELTDEVAKGDSFEELEKIIFELNEKYRIKGEYESIISQLNEVEENINTLNEQIDDIDNYLFSGDFEILLKEQVKKFNKIFSNISQELYGEKYALTFKKETNKKEQQFYKFNAFNANMSSGKKQGEILCFDLAYLLFADKEQLPCLHFLLNDKKELMHDNQLIKVAEFVQNKNIQLVISILKDKLPVAVLDKAHIAIELSQQEKLFRIENSQSF from the coding sequence ATGTTTATAAAAAAACTTATCATTTCAAGTTCGTCTGAGATTATTCGGGAGATAGACTTTTGCTCCGGACTAAATTTAATTATTGATGATACCCCGGTTGGTGATACTAAATCAACGGGAAATAACGTTGGAAAAACAACGGTCTTAAAATTGGTTGATTTTTGCCTGGGGGCGAAAGGAAGTATAATTTATACAGATACAGAGAATAAGAAAGAGACTTATGATGTTGTGAAAAATTTTCTGGTTGATAAGAAAATAGAAATTAAACTTATTTTAACTGAAAACTTAAATGATTCAAAGGCAAAACAATTAGTAATTGAGAGGAATTTTTTGCAGCGAAAAAAGGCTGTTAGAAAGATTAATGGCAAAACTGTTCCGGATAAAGATTTTGAAGACGAACTGGAAAAAAATATAATGCCAGATAAAGATGTCGAAAAACCTACTTTCAGACAAATTATATCTCATAATATCCGCTATAAAGATAATAGCATAAATAATACCTTAAAAACATTGGATAAATTTACTTCGGATGTAGAATATGAAACATTATATTTATATTTGCTGGGATGTACTTTTAATGAAGGAGCAAAAAAGCAGGCACTGGTTACTAAAATCAATCAGGAAAATACATTTAGAGAACGTTTAGAGAAAAAGCAAACAAAAACAACTTATGAAATAGCATTAGATTTGGTTGATGATGAAATTGATATTCTTAATAAAAAAAAGGCATCCTTTAATTTAAATGAAACATTAGAAGAAGATTTGGAGCAACTTAATATTGTTAAATATAATATTAATAGAACAAGTGCATTAATCAGTAAACTCGAAATCCGTAAGAATTTGATAGAAGAATCTCAGAGAGATTTAGAACAGAGTATTTCGAATATTGATTTGCAACAATTAAGATTGTTATATGAAGAAGTGACGAAAAACATTTCCGGTGTCCAAAAAACATTTGAGGATTTAGTCGCTTTTCACAATAATATGGTAATAGAAAAGATAAAGTATATTTCTAAGGATTTGCCTGAATTAATACGGAAGCTGAAAGATTCACAGGAGGAATTATCTCTGTTATTAAAGAAAGAAAAAGAATTGACAGATGAAGTTGCCAAAGGAGATTCTTTTGAAGAATTAGAAAAAATTATTTTTGAATTGAATGAGAAATATAGAATTAAAGGTGAGTATGAAAGCATAATTTCTCAATTAAATGAAGTTGAAGAAAATATCAATACACTTAATGAGCAAATTGATGATATAGATAATTATCTTTTTTCAGGAGATTTTGAAATTCTGTTAAAGGAACAGGTTAAAAAGTTTAATAAAATATTTTCTAATATTTCACAGGAATTATATGGAGAAAAATATGCACTTACGTTTAAAAAAGAAACAAACAAAAAGGAACAGCAATTTTATAAATTTAATGCCTTTAATGCTAATATGAGTTCTGGTAAAAAACAGGGAGAAATTTTATGTTTTGATTTGGCATATTTATTGTTTGCTGATAAGGAACAACTTCCGTGTTTACATTTTTTACTCAATGATAAGAAAGAACTTATGCATGATAATCAATTAATTAAGGTTGCAGAATTTGTACAAAATAAAAATATTCAGTTAGTAATTTCTATATTAAAAGATAAATTACCAGTGGCTGTGCTGGATAAGGCACATATTGCAATAGAACTTTCGCAGCAGGAAAAATTATTCAGAATTGAAAATAGTCAGAGCTTTTGA
- a CDS encoding ABC-three component system middle component 6, whose protein sequence is MHLFVVRYLRIRRDIIMLLPDNIHPELSIYYNGSFVLEELKKMDNQTIMDLYQNVKVKKEMSFPTFMLCLDWLYLIEVAKMNERGYIQLCL, encoded by the coding sequence ATGCATTTATTCGTTGTAAGATATTTAAGAATCCGGAGGGATATAATCATGTTGCTACCTGACAATATACATCCTGAATTGAGTATATATTATAATGGCTCATTTGTTCTTGAAGAGTTGAAGAAAATGGATAATCAGACAATTATGGATTTGTATCAGAATGTAAAAGTTAAAAAAGAAATGTCTTTTCCAACTTTTATGTTATGTCTTGATTGGCTATATTTAATTGAAGTGGCTAAAATGAATGAAAGGGGGTATATTCAATTATGTTTATAA
- a CDS encoding ABC transporter ATP-binding protein, producing the protein MDYVLKTEGLTKKYGKHTVVNRVNMHVRKGDIYGFIGRNGAGKTTFMRMVSGLALPAEGTMELFGSQELEQQRLRVGSLIEQPGLYRNMTARENMETVRRELGIPEKSAVDDMLEFVRLSGTGKKKVKNFSMGMKQRLGIAIALFNNPDFLILDEPINGLDPAGIKEIRDLLLRLNEEKQITILISSHILGELSKIATRYGIIKDGVLVEEFDKEELEYRCRRCQKLVVDDVERAAAILEECHVNSYDVPEPGMLRVFENLEEAWKVNQNLVNGGVKVLESYRAGQDLEGYFMDLLGGGEND; encoded by the coding sequence ATGGATTATGTATTAAAGACAGAGGGACTCACCAAAAAGTACGGAAAGCATACGGTGGTGAATCGTGTGAACATGCATGTGAGAAAAGGAGATATCTATGGATTTATCGGGAGAAACGGAGCCGGGAAGACCACTTTTATGCGCATGGTATCAGGGCTTGCTCTGCCGGCAGAGGGAACCATGGAACTGTTCGGCTCTCAGGAACTGGAGCAGCAGAGACTGCGTGTCGGAAGCCTGATTGAGCAGCCGGGCCTTTATCGGAACATGACCGCCAGGGAAAATATGGAAACCGTGCGGCGGGAACTGGGAATTCCGGAAAAAAGCGCAGTGGATGATATGCTGGAATTTGTAAGATTATCCGGGACAGGAAAGAAAAAGGTGAAAAATTTTTCCATGGGCATGAAACAGAGGCTTGGCATTGCCATTGCACTGTTCAATAATCCGGATTTTCTGATTCTGGATGAACCCATCAACGGACTGGACCCTGCAGGAATTAAAGAAATCCGGGATTTACTGCTGAGACTCAACGAGGAAAAACAGATTACCATTCTGATTTCCAGCCATATTTTGGGGGAATTGTCCAAAATAGCCACCCGGTACGGGATTATCAAAGATGGAGTTCTGGTGGAGGAATTTGACAAAGAGGAGCTGGAATACCGCTGCCGGCGCTGTCAGAAGCTGGTGGTGGACGACGTGGAACGTGCCGCTGCCATTCTGGAGGAGTGCCATGTGAACAGTTATGATGTACCGGAGCCTGGAATGCTGCGGGTGTTTGAGAACCTGGAGGAAGCCTGGAAAGTGAATCAGAATCTGGTAAACGGAGGAGTAAAGGTTCTGGAAAGCTATCGGGCAGGACAGGATTTGGAAGGCTATTTTATGGATTTGCTGGGAGGTGGAGAAAATGATTAA
- a CDS encoding bifunctional adenosylcobinamide kinase/adenosylcobinamide-phosphate guanylyltransferase, which yields MVVFVIGGSGSGKSEYAENLAVSFRKQEGDRLVYVATMKPGDEESQARIRRHRKQRAGKGFETRECYTGLEELPVKEHEIILLECLSNLTANEMFSENCRKESAAERIWQGILHLAEHARHLVIVGNNVFEDGVEYDSTTMEYLEQMAEIHGRLGTMADRVVEVICGIPIEWKADFQERRNTSDDGTKGGLL from the coding sequence ATGGTAGTTTTTGTAATCGGCGGCAGCGGCAGCGGAAAATCAGAATATGCGGAGAATCTTGCAGTGTCTTTCAGGAAGCAGGAAGGAGACCGGCTGGTCTATGTTGCCACCATGAAGCCGGGGGATGAGGAGAGCCAGGCCCGGATTCGCCGCCATCGGAAACAGCGGGCCGGAAAAGGATTTGAGACCAGGGAGTGTTATACCGGTCTGGAAGAGCTGCCCGTGAAAGAGCATGAGATTATATTGCTGGAATGTCTGTCAAATCTGACTGCTAATGAAATGTTTTCTGAAAACTGCAGGAAAGAATCTGCAGCAGAAAGAATCTGGCAGGGAATCCTTCATCTGGCCGAACATGCCCGTCACCTGGTTATTGTGGGCAACAATGTATTTGAGGATGGGGTGGAATACGACAGCACAACCATGGAATATCTGGAACAGATGGCAGAAATCCATGGGCGTCTGGGAACAATGGCGGATCGTGTGGTAGAAGTAATCTGCGGAATCCCAATAGAATGGAAAGCGGATTTTCAGGAACGCCGGAATACGTCAGATGACGGGACAAAAGGGGGATTGTTATGA